Genomic segment of Microcebus murinus isolate Inina chromosome 14, M.murinus_Inina_mat1.0, whole genome shotgun sequence:
TTTGGGCTGCCTGGCTTTCCTCATCTTACGATTTGAACTTTATATTAAAACCAGTAGGAAGCCCTACCTTGTTAAAACAGGACTCCCATTCCAGGGCATCTAGCTTTTGCAGATCATGTACCAGTAGTGCTCGCTGCAGATAGGTCAGTGCCTGCATCCGCACCTGGCGCCGGGCATCACAGCATAAGCAGGCAATGCCTGAGAGCGAGAGCAGTGTCAGGATCCTTCTGGTATCTTGACCTGCTCCCCAGGCTCCAGCTCtacctcttcccctcccctgacTGCTTCCCAGGTTTACCCTGCAGTAAAGGGCACCAGCAGTGGGCCCAGAGGGTACGTGAATCCGCTTCGATTCTCCGGCCACCTGTCTCCAGGTGGCGCTGCTCCTCTGCCCATGAGCTGTAGATAGAGGCCGCCCTCGTGTGCAGGGTGTGCATCAGATCTAGCAACTGGAATCACAGGAGGGGGCAGGACACGAGTGAGGTTAGGTCTGGTGgaccccttccccccccccactgtcCCTGACTGAGTCCTCAAGTGGCTCCTAGAACCAATCACACTATACTCCACCCCTCTTGCTACTCCCTTTTCCTTGACTTGATGAGCTAGTTGCTCTAGTCCTGGCCATGTTTCTCCAAGTCAGGTATTACTCATGGTAGAAGAGAGTAAATACATCTCCTTAAAGTATGGAGATGTATTACTAAGGATTTAATAACACTGAATTACACAGTGAGAAAGGtactttcttttcaatttaatttcaCCACCTCTGATGATAGAAAGCCTCATCTtgttaatctcattttaaaaacagaaagctcagtctgagcaacatagcgagaccctatctctacaaaaaatacccagaaaaattagcgggcatggtggtgcacccctgtagtattaataccagctacttgggaggctgaggcaggagaattgtttgagcctagcatgttgcagtgagctgtgatgacaccacactgcactctagccagggcaatggagtgagacactgtctcaaaaaaaaaaaaaaagtaagaatagaAAGCAAGCTCAGGCTCAGAGGCTTTGATGGGCAATAGTACCTGGCCAGatctaatacatttttattttcatcatttttctaaggttattctatttaagaaaatttgttcttcatttatttagtgaTATAAAGCCTGTTCTTAGGGTAAATATTATATGCCTTGAGTAGACAAAGAGTTACTCTGGAAGGATAGATAACAAACTGGTGAAATGGAAACTTTTATCAATTCACCCTTTTGTACCTTTTGAACTTTGTACCATGTGCATATATTATCTATTCAAAAAATAAGTACACCTTAGTTCAAAGATAAACTTAAGCAAACAAAGACTTACAGGTGGTCTTGGACAAGGGGGAATACTGTGAAGGTGGTggtccagggcctgggctggaaACACATGGGCCCTTCCTCTCAGCCCTGGCTTTCCCTGGCCACACCCAGGCTCCCCGTATCAggtgcagaggaggagaggaagtaAAGGGTGCCGTACTTACGTCCTGACTGACCTGTAAAGACACCGTATGGTAGCTGGCAGGCACaccttcatcctcatcatcatcactgtgGCCGCCCCGAGTGGTATGTTGGGTAGAGGTTCGAGGCCGCCGAAGCATTGAGCCCTCCTTGGATTTCTTCTTGAATCGGTTCCCTTTGCTATCATATTTGTGACTTTTGCCACGTTTCTCCTGGGACTTACACCCTGAACAGAGCCAGATGCAGGTTACATTTCCACAGCCATAGGCACCTGTGCCCTGCCTTTCTCCCCTATCCACCTCTCCCCTGTATGTTCAGGTGGCTACTCCCCAACTGCCCATTCACCAGGTGACCCACCGCCATTCAGACTGGCCTCCACAAAGATGCGGAGAGTCTTGACGCAGAGCTCAAAGTTGTCAGGTGTGATGTGGGCAGCGTCACGCACGATGAAGGACAGTGATTCCACACATTTAAGCAGGGACTTAGTGTCGTGTGGCCCCAGGTCCAGTCCCACTGTTAGGCTGTACTGATTGATCAGGGGTGAAGGGCCTGGCCGGctgggccctggccctggcttGGAGTTATCAATATCATCCTTCCCCACCTGTAAAGTACACAGAGGGGATGTGGACCCAGGCTTGGTCCTGTCTACTCCTAGATGCCCTCTCAGAGGACCAGGAATCCTTCCCACAGGCCCAAGGAGGGGAGACTCACCCACTGCCCATACTCTCACTCACCACTAACCAACCGCTGTTGACTACGTCGGCATCTGTGGCCGATCGGTGCATCTTGCCAGGCCTGCCATGGTCAGTGTAGACCTCTGAGTCAGAAGTGTACCCTCGGTCCAGGCTCACATCATTTTGATGGTAGGatgggagctcactgtctgactGGGCCCCTATGCCAggcagggagaagggcagagTCAGGGTTGGGGTGGGCTACTGGGATAAGGGATAACTTAGGCTTTCAGAAGAAAGATGCTGAGGCCTCATCTCCCCTCTCTCTAGCATGGCTTACTTTCAGCCCTGTCACCAGAGGGCTGAAGAATGGCCTGGACAGCTTCTTTCTTGACCAAATAGAGCAGTAAGCTAATTTGGGCTCCTGATGGCATCTAGTAGCAGCTGTCAGGGGACAGGAGTGGTAGAGAGGACATAGTTTCTGGGAAAATAGTCCTCAGGACAGTAGGAAGCCTGGCTTCATAGTACTCTTGTGTTGCCTACTTGCCTTCATGCTATTTAACCTATGGGTACTGGCCAGCATAACTACAAGCTCTGGAAGCATATGGAGAAGCCAGGGGTGTTTAATCTGCTGAATGCAATAAcctgtggtgttttcctgttcCAACTCCTGGGCACATAACTGCTTATCTGCCATCCTGAGTCTCTCTGGGAAAGGGCTTACCGGCATCAGGTGCATCAGCCCTGGCTGTGGCCTGCAGAGCAGCTGGAGGCTTCACGCCTGAGCCAATGCACTCCAGCAGCGTGAAGAGGGTGGCCCAGTCATCGCCTGAGTGGATGTTGGCAGCATTAGTCTTAAGAAGTTCATGGAGCCCATATGCAACCTGGTGGCTGACTCGGGACAGCACGCTGGGTTTCATCAGTAGCAAAATGCGCAGGGAGAGCAGTACCTAAAGTAGGGGGTGGGAAGCAGGAAGTGGGGAATGGGCACACAGCTTCCTGTCTAGTCTCCTTCCCCACCAGTCTCCTTAGGCCACTGGGGAGAGTTTGGCTGCTGGTTGCTGCTGGTCTTAAGGTTGctgctggtctttttttttttttttttcatttttacaaatagattttttttttcctgagacagagtctcagtttgttgccctggctggagtgccatggcatcaccctagctcacagcaacctcaaactcttgggctcaagtgatcctcccaccttggcctcccagagtgctgggattacaggtgtgagccaccacgcccagcctcaaatAGAAATTGTTATTGAGATAAGTATAGGTTcatatgcagttgtaagaaataatacaaagagatcCCTTATACACCTTGCCTAGTTACCCCCATGGCAATATTATGCAAAaggaggccaggagtggtggctcatgcctgtaatcctagcactctgggaggcagaagtgggtggatcgtttgagctcaggagtttgagaccactctgagcaagagcaagaccctgtctttactggaaaaaaaaagaaagaaaaaaattaactggacaattaaaaatatatagagaaaaaattagccaggcatggtggtgcatgcctgtagtcccagctactcaggaggctgaggcagtaggattgcttgagcccaggagtttgaggttactgtgagctaggctgacaccacggcactctaggccaggcaacagagtgagactgtctcaaaaaaaaaaaaacaaaacaaaacccccacccccaaaaaacacTATAgtatatcacaaccaggatactGACATTGATACAATCCACTGCTCTTATTCAGATTTCCCAAGTTTTGcttgtatttatatgtgtatgtatattaagTTCTACACAGTTTTATTACCTGTGTAGGTTGTGTATCCACCACAAGACAATATACTGAACAGTTTCAACACCACGGGATCcctcatgttgcccttttatCACCACACGCAcctcctccttcctgtccccatcTCTAACCCCTAGTATGTAACCTTCTgagatttgctttttttcactcagcataattccctgaATACTCATCCAAGTTGTTAcatatatcaataatttgttgctttatttacttatttatttatttattgagacagagtctcactttgttgcccaggctagagtgtgtgctgtggcatcagcctagctcacagcaacctcaatctcctgggctcaagagattctactgcctcagcctcccgagtagctgggactacaggcatgtgccaccatgcccggctaattttttgtacatatatttttagttggtcaattaatttctttctatttttttagtagagagggggtcttggtcaggctggtttcgaactcctgacctcaagcaatctgcctgcctcagccccccagagtgctaggattacaggcgtgagccaccacgcctggcagtTTGTTGCTTTAAATTGCTGAATTGTATTTGATGATATGTATGTACCAGTTTATTCACCTGTTGAAAGTCATCTGGGCAGATTCCAGTTTCGAGCTACtacaaataaagcttctatgaacatttgtgtacaggtttttataaGAAAGTAAGCTTTTTTCTGGGATAAATGACCAAGAGCacaattgctgggttgtatggtaactgcatattttgttttataagaaactgccaacagagtagctataccattttacattcccaccagcgatGTATGATTGATCagtttctctatatccttgccagcatttgttactgtcactattttttactttagccattctgataaATGTGCAGTGATGTCtcatcatgttttttttttttttttttttgagacagagtctcacttttgttgcccaggctagagtgagtgccgtggcgtcagcctagctcacagcaacctcaaactcctgggctcaagcgatcctcctgcctcagcctcccgagtagctgggactacaggcatgcaccaccatgctcggctaattttttgtatatatacttttagttggtcaattaatttctttctatttttagtagagacggggtctcgcttaggctggtttcgaactcccgacctcgagcaatccgcccgcctcagcctcccagagtgctaggattacaggcgtgagccaccgcgcccggcctcattatgtttttaattttgcatttccctgatggctaatgatgctgGACTacatttcatgtgcttatttgccatcatatatcttctttgatgaaatgtCTATTCCTatgttttgctcattttctaatttgATTGTTTTGTCACTGTTATGTTTTgagagttttaatattttatttatttatttatttatttatttagagacagagtctcactttgttgcctgggctagagtgccgtggtgtcagccttgctcacagcaacctcaaactcctgggctcaagcgatccttctgcctcagcctccccagtagctgggactacaggcatgtgccaccatgcccggttaattttttctataaacttttagttggctaattaatttctttctatttttagtagagacagggtctcgctcttgctcaggcttgtttcgaactcctgaccttgagcgattcgccagccttggcctcccagagtggtagtattacaggcgtgagccgccacacccggcCTTgacattgcattttaaatttcagtttccatATGTTCATTGTTAACATGTAGAAACATGATTAATTTTTGTctattgatcttatatccagagaccttgctaaactcacttattagttctatgCTGGTTGCTTTTTGTAGATGTGCAAAGAAATCTCAGGAGGGTCATAAATAAGCATGAAAACTAGGAAACTAGATATAGGGCTTGGACTGCTATAAGGAAGCAGCAGTCCAGCCCTACAAAACAGATTCATAGGAGCCTACAGAGGTGCAGAGCACAAGCTTCATGCCTGGGGCCATTTCAAGCTCACTCCCAATGCTACCTGTTAGACCATACCAGGCTTATGATTGACCACTGAGCTCATGCTATGCCTTAGGTCattggtccccaacctttttggcaccagggatcaatttcatggaagacaatttatcCACAGACTAGgcatggggtgggaggagagaggagggggatggttttgggatgattcaagagcattacatttattgtacattcaaacttctctgctaatgataatctgtatttgcagccactccccggTGTTAGCaacaccacctcagctccacctcagatcatcaggcattagattttctCAAGAAGCACAtgacctagatccctcacatgtgtaGTTTATAACAGGGttcatgctcctgtgagaatctaatgccaccgctgatctgacaggaggcggagcttatgcagtgatgtgagcgatgggagAGGCTGTAAACGTTGCTTACTTCCTGCTGTGCAggcaggttcctaacaggccacggaccagtactggtccatggcctgagGGTTGGGAACTGTAGTCTTAGGACATATCTGTAATTGACACTGTGGCCTTAATCCCTTGCATacctgcctgtcctccctcttACCTGGCCACTGATCTCTTCTCTCCGGAGTAGCCGGATGGCTAGGCGCAGCAGCCCTACCACTGCCCGCTCCACAAGAAAGCAGAAATCCTGTGCCTGGACACAGAGGTGGTATAGATGGTCTCGAATAGTCTGCCACACACAGCCCACACGGTCCCTGCAGAGAACATAAAGGGAAGACAGTCTCAGCCAGAAAGGTCTGAGCAGTAAGTCTCCTAGGTCTTTCAGAGCTCGGGTATTACCTTAAGTAACACAAGCAGGCTTCTCCCCTACTGCCTACAGTTCCCCAGAGCCCACTCAGCAAGATGGCTTCCACCTCTTTGGCACAAGCCCAGTATGGGGTCTGCCTAAAGACTGCCCTCACCTGCCTTCTCCTACCTGTTCTCCAACACAATCCTTAGCAGCATTTCCAGGCAGAAAGCAGCATCTTCCTCATCATATGTCTCTTCATCTGGTGTTACTGAGACCAGAGCCTGAAGGGGGACAGCAGCAAGAAAGTAGGCATGGAGAAAAAGCCAACCACTAGCTCTGCCCTTACAGAAACTGAGGCATACACCACTGTTCCTATCCCCTCCCAAACTCAGACAGCTCTTCCATTCCTCTTTCTTCATCCTGTACCTTCATGAGCTCCTGCAGTGACTCCAGCTGGAGGAACTTGCTCTCTGTGATCATTTTCTCTGGGTCACATTGCTAGACAGGACACAAGAGAGAGGGGGTATGCAATAAGGGCTGAAGGGAAGAGAATTCCGCAAGAGCCAGGGAGAAAAagcaggggggggggggagtcagCCCTGGTCACAAGCCCTGGATGATTGTTTCTATTCTTCAGTTCATAAGGCAGTATCTGTCCAGTAGGGAGGAGTCTAGGCTTTCTTATTAAGGGTGGGTACGCAGTTACCTTAATGCACTCTAAGGCTACTCTCTTGGCCTCTTGGTTCTCAGTGGATGGGCCCCGCACACTAGACTGCTCAGGACCACTCAATGTCAGCCAGCTCACGAAGCTCAGCACTGTTGATTCTCCTCTGTAGAAAAAGGGCACATGCTATGGTAATGCCCAAAGTTCTGACTCCTGCTTCCCAAGGTCCTCAGCCTCTGGTCTGCTCTTACCGGTTTGATGGTGTCTCCTCCCGCTGTAGAGAGATCTTGCCATTGGGATCCACAAAATCTTCTACCTGGAAAGGTAGgtaaaaatagtttctttctatAGGCCCATTGCATCCTACCCCCACTTCAAGCAAAGTTCTCTGAATTTCTTCATGTAGGTCTCTTGCCCATACACTATTGCACCCCCTCCAACTTGTGACCGGCAATGGTTTCTACCAGTCTTCTACAGCTATCCCCTAAGATCTGTGGTCTTACATTTAAGGCATTCTTGGTGAGCTTTTGGCAGGCATCAGGCCCAGTGCTACCCTCAACCAGTTCTATATGCAGATAGCACATAATGTCAGAGGTCTTTCCTCGTTATTGTTGACTAATCTTAGATCAAGAATTACCTCCACCATAGCCTTGGGCAATAGTTGGGCTCGGAAGAGCTGCAGCATGGCCTCCATGATGTTCTTCCAGCCCTCCCGCAGGATGTCACCATGACGATGGGCCAAATGGAATACTGTCTTGGCTGCAATGTGGGCCTTAGGGTTACTTCCAAATACACTGGGTAGGTTCTCGATAGACTAGAAAAGAGGATGAGAAGAGGCTTAAGGTCTGGCTGATGTCTGGAAAGGAAAATCTCTTAGGCCTCTAACTATGGTTCCCTCAGGGTCCTTTTATTGGCTCTGCCTCAATCTCCCATAATGCTGGTGGGAAGGGATAACATGGTTAAGGCCTTTCCCACTTTTGCATCTCCTCTCCCATCCCCATTACATGAGGTAACACTATTCTCATCCCAGGGTATACAAGAAAGAAATGGCGTAAGGATTGGTATAGTcaagagagagtgagggaaggtGCTGAGGGCAAGCAGCTCTGCAGATAAGGGTAGACCTGTGACTAAAAGAGAGGTCTTCCTTTGGAACTCCAAGTACACAGTTCCTACCCCTGCTTACCTCACTGCTGAGAGCTGTGAATTTGCACAGAGAGATGATGAGATTGTCAAACACATCGCTGAGGCCGTAGTGGGCAGAGATCATGGCGCACTTCCTGTAACGTCACCCCCATCCCAGAAACAGAGTCACTGAAAGGCCAGGCAGCCCTTCCAAGTCCCTGAGGAGGCTTGCATGGGGCTCTTCCCCATTAGTCCCAGGAAGAAACCTTTTACTTTTGAGACTGTTTAAGACTGAGCTTTCCCAAGCTTTAGCCTCCCTCCAAAAACTCAGAGGAACCTCATTCTAAGGAAAGTAAGAATAAGAGTCAGAGAACATGAAGGCAACCATGTTAGTTCAgagaggtggggggaggtgaAGACCAAGGCCAAAACTGGGCTACCTGAAGCCTGAGATGGCTTTCTGGATGATTGTCTCCTCAAGGCTTTTGTCAAAGACATAAGACAGAGCAGCAATAGTGGGGCCCCAGGTCATGGTGAAGAGGTCAAGATCATAACTGCCAGTAGGCACACGCAGGAATATGCCCTCAGGGGTTGCACCTCGATGAAGTAACACATTCCACACATAGTTCTCCCGAACCAAGCCTGTCTGCTCCTCTGGCATCACAATTTCCTCATTCCTGTCAGGAGGTAAGGGAAGAGGTGGGTGTTCTGCTGTGAACTTCACTGGTTCCAAACTAGGACCGGGGCTTCACCTAGACTAGCACTTTCCATTGATAAGAGGTTGTCAGAACTGCAGCTCAGTGGTCTGTTTCCCACCCACAAGTGGGAGCAGGGAGAAAGGAAGTGTCCCATAATCTCAAAGACCTGTCTATAAAGGGGGGCCTTTAGTTCTTCAGTAAGGAGACCTCAAGTTCTTTCTGGGTGTGAGAAGATCAacaattttttctactttttctgatTTACAGTAAAGAAATAAGTGTCCCATCTCTGACCTGTGTCCAAAGCCTCTCTTTCCAGTGTTCATCTTATGTTTTCTACTAGCCAGAGAACGCCTCTTATGAGCTAGCCAGTAAAACCCAGCAACTTCAGGTTTAGAAAATGGAGGCCATGATATCCCACTTAACAAGGGAAATTTGGACCTTGGCTTAGAGTACTAGAGTCTCAATATTGTTCAGACTTCTTTAAGGAAGAAATGAGTTGGCAGAGAAGCCCCTGCCCAACTAAGTCCCAAGGCTAAATCCAGGGCATGTGAGTCACTACAGTCTGATATGACTCTAAAAACTGGGAAAAGAAGCCATGTGCTTCTTCTTAATAGAGATGTTGCCCTGTTCTCCAAATATACTCACTTGATGGCATGGTACATGTCTTCCAGGATGTCTTGCTCAAAGTCCTTGCCTCCATTCACACCTTTTAGGTTTTTTCGAAACTCCTAGAGATAGGCCAATAAGCTTTTCCCCCTGTGTCAATGCTGAAGCCCCTCCCAAGGAACTCCTGGATCTGTGGTAAATAGGACTTAGGacactaagtgaaagaacccACCTTCCCACCCCAGTTCCTCTTCTGGGTTGGCCAGCCCTCCCTGTCCACCATGCCCACTGGAAATCTTGTCCTTTTTGCTATCTACAAAGCTGGGCTGGATCTCATCTGCCTTGGCTGGGACCCAAGCTTACCTCCAGGGTCATGGGTGCATTCTGTTTGCGAACATTGTGGTTGTGCTGATCAGTATTAAGCATGATGACAGCATAGGCCAGAGCAAAGCAGGCATCACTATTGGCAAATGGGGAGCCATTACAATTCTGAAAAAGCAAAGACCCCACCTGTGTCAATGTCCTTCTCTGGTTAATTAAACCCTAACTACCAACCCTCAGGTCAGTGCTGGTACAGAGGGAGGTACCACCTAGAAAGTGGCTAACCTCTTGCCAACTCCTTAACAGATGCTGGTTTCTCCATGGAAAGCTCATTGATGTCGCTCTCAGCCTTCTAAGGAGATAGCAGCCGGGTTCTTTAGTTGGAGACCATAGAAGCCCTCAGTCAAACTGGCCTGGGATTCTGGGCTCACCTTCTGCTACTCAAACTCACCCTCCAATGCTCTGTGAATGCCTCCAGCAACCTCTGTATGACTGGTGCTTCCCCAGGCAAACGGAAGGCTTCCAAGTAGAGGCGGAGAGCTTCATCCAGCCGCAGACCCTGAAAACTGAAGGTGCtatagggaaagaaagaaaagtatagaaGCTGGAGAGTATAAGCTGCATATGTTGGGCTCTCTGTTAGTCACAGTTCTCTTACTGGCAGAGGAGGTTGAGGTCTCTGGCAAGGGGTGGTATGTCCTAACACAATCCCTAACTTTAGTATTTTTCAAATCTGCAGACTCTTGCCGAGAAACCTCACCCCCTAGGACCCTGCTCTACCCTTTGCAATGCTCTCCGTGCAGAATGAAAGGGCTCCCACAGCTATCTTGCTGGAGCCCCTTTCAGTttcaacagaaataaatgatGGAAAGAGGAAGAGTGTGTGACTTGGGTCACCAGCGGGAACTGAATAAGACTGCTTTGAGGGAGGGATGCCCTGTCTCCCTTGACTGATCACTATGTCCCATATTTCTCACGGTTTCCTCACCTTACAAAGCTCTCCAACAGGTCAATGTTTTTGCGGTCACTCACAAACTCTCCAATCATTTTCTTGTCCAGCCGAGGATTCTCTCGGAGCCACTGGGCTACCTCTGTGTTGTCCATTGGGATGGTGAGGAGGCCTTTCTCTTGCAGAAACTGGATTCCCTTCTTTGGTTTCTGGTTGAACTGCTCTGTGCCAGTGATTAGCAGCTGAAGGAGAAGGACTAGTGGTGTCAGAAGTTGCTCTGCCCCAAATAAGACAAAGGCAAGCTGGACTCTACCATAGTCCAAAGCTGATCACCTAATGGGTTCCTAGGATATGGTTCTTAGTGACTCCAGAACTAAGGGTGGATCATACCAGCCTTAGCTTCTTCCCCCATCTTCCTGCCTAATTAGAACTGGCTTAGGAGCTCCTTTTCACTCCTTTTCTGAGGCTTCAAGATGCATAGAACAGCTTCCTTTCCTCCAACTTGAGGATCAGGGTAGAAGAAAGAGACCAGAGAATTCTCTAAGTTTTATATCCATCCCTGATGCTTGTTACCAGCCAGCATCTTGTTTATAGCCTGGCTTGGATTCCCGTTATTTATATGGTTGCCTAGCTCTTAAGGCTCTGAGTTTGAAGGACAAGGCAGACTAATTGTGAAGGTAATTCAACTTTCTGTGTGTCTAGCCACAACTCTGCAGTCAAGGGCACACATgaaggttgctgggagctaggctgacgccatggcactcactctagcctgggcaacaaagcaagactctgtctcaaaaaaaaaaaaaaaaaaagggcacacATGAACCAAAGTCATTTAAGCTGGTtataagaggaagaaagggttAAATATAAGGTTTTCTTTATGTTAAGGAACCCAAAGCACAACAGTTATTCGAACTTTACTAAAGCACCAGAATAAatgttaattcctttttattaccaATCATCATGCTAGAGCTGACCAATAACCTTCAGTAACCCACATGACACCAGTTCCCAGGACTCCTGTCACTGGTACCGTAACACTTGGCTCTCAACTAGTATAGCATTTGCCTAGGCACATACAATAGGGTTGCCCAATTACATGGCTTAGCAGTAAGGGAAGGGCTTCACAGGAGACTGGGGGGTTGCTGAAGTCCCAGTAAGCCTAACTAGCCTTAGGAAGCTGTACAATTAAGCTGCTAGACTCTCCCTCATCTTCATCCTCTGGGATAGAAAATCTACAGAGGATACCCAGACAGGTGGGCAGAGGCTGAGCTCTGGGGAATATATGTATTACcttctttttgttcttaatttcaaTTAGTTCCCGTGGATCTGGCAGGAGACAAGAAAATCGAGGTGGTTTCCGGGTAAACTTTTTGTCAGCTAGgaatgggaggaagagagagaaaagcccGTAAGACCTCTTTTACCAAGATAATGACTTTTGAAGGTTGCTGATATAATCCCAGTGAAAAACGAGAGGCCTCAGAAATTTTCTTGTCCTTATCAGTTTTCCATTTCCCTGCAAGTCCTATCTTCTGGAGCTCCAgatgttttcttccctttctctgggTTTGAAGGCATGGCAAGCCACCAAGCCTCACTCAGGCACTGCCGCAGGTACTCTGCTCCCTTTCTTCCATTCCCTACCAGGCCCTCCAGTTGAGGAGGCTTAGGACTGTGGAACCCAGTACCCACCCCCAGAGTCACCAGCTTCTTCCAGATCATTGCATCCTGGCTTCCCATGTTCTGGCAGCAGCCGTCCTCCACCTGGCAGATGCAGGCCTGGGATGTCTGGGGCTATGCCTATAGCTTTCCCATCGCTGGTTGCTCTCTCAGCTGGTAAGAGACAAAAGACACATGAAGACTTATATGGTAAGAAGCCAAGCAAAGCTGCAGGATAGGTCAAGTCTCAAGCCAAGAAAGATTTGCATGCTCCCACACAGGGTGCCAGCTCTGACCAGGACAAACCCAAGCAAGTGGTCACTATCCCAGCCAAGTGTTAGATTCTATAATTTAATGAAGAGATTACCCAGTCACTTTTCCTGAACTTCTACAACTTCAGTCTCAAGGAGGAGATAGAGAAGATTAGCATAGAGGCAAATATCAGGGATAGGAAAAGGTAGGG
This window contains:
- the GBF1 gene encoding Golgi-specific brefeldin A-resistance guanine nucleotide exchange factor 1 isoform X1 gives rise to the protein MVDKNIYIIQGEINIVVGAIKRNARWSTHTPLDEERDPLLHSFGHLKEVLNNITELSEIEPNVFLRPFLEVIRSEDTTGPITGLALTSVNKFLSYALIDPTHDGTAEGMENMADAVTHARFVGTDPASDEVVLMKILQVLRTLLLTPVGAHLTNESVCEIMQSCFRICFEMRLSELLRKSAEHTLVDMVQLLFTRLPQFKEEPKNYVGTNMKKISPCLLNKLELSSGEQTKALNQLERVLLFKNLKLKMRAGGMSDSSKWKKQKRSPRPPRHMTKVTTGSELPTPNGTTSSSNLAGGMPFIDVPTPISSTSSEATSAVVSPSTDSGLEFSSQTTSKEDLTDLEQLGSAGYSTATEPGSSELGVPEQPDPQEGAHVEKAQSASVESIPEVLEECTSPADHSDSASVHDMDYVNPRGVRFTQSSQKEGTALVPYGLPCIRELFRFLISLTNPHDRHNSEVMIHMGLHLLTVALESAPVSQCQTLLGLIKDEMCRHLFQLLNVERLNLYAASLRVCFLLFESMREHLKFQMEMYIKKLMEIITVENPKMPYEMKEMALEAIVQLWRIPSFVTELYINYDCDYYCSNLFEDLTKLLSKNAFPVSGQLYTTHLLSLDALLTVIDSTEAHCQAKVLNNLNQQEKKDTARSSYETVDGTREASNTERATSDGKAIGIAPDIPGLHLPGGGRLLPEHGKPGCNDLEEAGDSGADKKFTRKPPRFSCLLPDPRELIEIKNKKKLLITGTEQFNQKPKKGIQFLQEKGLLTIPMDNTEVAQWLRENPRLDKKMIGEFVSDRKNIDLLESFVSTFSFQGLRLDEALRLYLEAFRLPGEAPVIQRLLEAFTEHWRNCNGSPFANSDACFALAYAVIMLNTDQHNHNVRKQNAPMTLEEFRKNLKGVNGGKDFEQDILEDMYHAIKNEEIVMPEEQTGLVRENYVWNVLLHRGATPEGIFLRVPTGSYDLDLFTMTWGPTIAALSYVFDKSLEETIIQKAISGFRKCAMISAHYGLSDVFDNLIISLCKFTALSSESIENLPSVFGSNPKAHIAAKTVFHLAHRHGDILREGWKNIMEAMLQLFRAQLLPKAMVEVEDFVDPNGKISLQREETPSNRGESTVLSFVSWLTLSGPEQSSVRGPSTENQEAKRVALECIKQCDPEKMITESKFLQLESLQELMKALVSVTPDEETYDEEDAAFCLEMLLRIVLENRDRVGCVWQTIRDHLYHLCVQAQDFCFLVERAVVGLLRLAIRLLRREEISGQVLLSLRILLLMKPSVLSRVSHQVAYGLHELLKTNAANIHSGDDWATLFTLLECIGSGVKPPAALQATARADAPDAGAQSDSELPSYHQNDVSLDRGYTSDSEVYTDHGRPGKMHRSATDADVVNSGWLVVGKDDIDNSKPGPGPSRPGPSPLINQYSLTVGLDLGPHDTKSLLKCVESLSFIVRDAAHITPDNFELCVKTLRIFVEASLNGGCKSQEKRGKSHKYDSKGNRFKKKSKEGSMLRRPRTSTQHTTRGGHSDDDEDEGVPASYHTVSLQVSQDLLDLMHTLHTRAASIYSSWAEEQRHLETGGRRIEADSRTLWAHCWCPLLQGIACLCCDARRQVRMQALTYLQRALLVHDLQKLDALEWESCFNKVLFPLLTKLLENISPADVGGMEETRMRASTLLSKVFLQHLSPLLSLSTFAALWLTILDFMDKYMHAGSSDLLSEAIPESLKNMLLVMDTAEIFHSADARGGSPSALWEITWERIDCFLPHLRDELFKQTVIQDSVPVEPHSQKPMASAHLTPAAGDTKTPGHPPPPETPSELGACDFEKPESPRATSSSSPGSPVASSPSRLSPSPDGPPPLAQPPLILQPLASPLQVGVPPMTLPIILNPALIEATSPVPLLATPRPTDPIPTSEVN